The window CAAAATGCTGAATTAGCTATCTGGTAGATGGATGCCTTCCGGTAAATATGCCTGAGCTCCACAGTTCATGATCGTTTCAGTTAGCCTGGATATCAAGAGATGAGATTAGCTAGAACATACCACGAGGAATCATATCCTGGTATCAGGTCAAGTGCAGCTATGTAGAGTTTGGTTCATCGATCGTTGCCCATATTGGCTCTGTATAGTCTATACCATAACATTATACATGTTTCAATTCTCCTCATTGGTGCATTCTTCTTCTATGACATTTGCTGAAACAACACTTATTTTGTACTTGGTAACGGTGATCACCCAATATAATATTGGGTGATTCGCAGCACCGATATTGGTGCAACAGTATGGACCAAAGGTAAAACAAAAGTTttaaaaacccaattttttaGGAAAACCAATTATGAGCTATCAGCCATTTCAGCCATGCCGATCCCCTGATCCAATCCATATCTGGGTAtcataccgtgcactaaaaccatgacgGTGAGCCTGGTTAGTAAGCAGCTGGCAGATGCTAAAGACTGAAAACGACTTGAGAAGGAGAAGACACCCTGGACCTGCCGCTTTCCTGATTCGAACATTCATACTCTCCGTGCTTTCCGATTCCCTTTTactccagagagagagagatggcgcCTTAAGGGGTTTTTTGTCCGATCGATGTAGCTTCGTTAATAGGTCCGGCAGCGATACACAGGATACAGCTGCGTGTGTAATTGCCACTAGTAAATACTGTTTTTTGTGGGGGGTTTGTGGATGGATGCTCTGGTGGCTGCTCGTGTGGCTCTTTTTGGGTCACGGGAATCTCTCTTGAATCCCCACAAAAACAGAGAAGCCACCTCCAACCAGACCCCTAGTTCACCTACTTCCGTGGGTCCTACACCTTGTAATGCCACTTCGGCACGAACTACGACATGTCTGTGGCTTTGAGTTGCCACGCGGCATCTCTGAAGTGAAATAATCTTTTGCATTAACAACAGCTGGCAAATTGCAGAGCCAAGGGCGTAAAAACTGAAGGAAGGTACGTTTTCTGCCTATTTTTGGACTTTTCCTGACAAAATTGCCCACGTGTTTTTCACAAATGACGAATCACAACTTATTTCGAGtcctctccactctccactctccactctccactatCCACAAGTTCggatgagacaaaaacaaaATGCTATGGTGATAGTTATGGTCCAtggatttttattgttttactgTTGGATCTCCGCAAGTGAGCAATAAGGACCGTCCGATGCATTATCATTTGTAgacaatttatttttgaatttttgaatgCTGCTTGGCTTTTTGTGGAGGATTCAATACTGCTTGGCTTTTTGTGGAGGATTCACTTCAAATATGTCCACAGTTTCTGAACGTCATAAAATTATAAGttctcataaaaataaaagaaaaaattacatgattaattatttttggattttcatttacaaaattgtccaccttatgtttgagttaacaaaaatagataaaaacaagtttTGTTAACAAAACTAGATAAAAGAGTGactctcctttcttccttggCAGTTTccctttgaaatttttttttttttttaatcctctGTTAGTTGggatagcagagaatggcggtggctgggacaagggtagggttgcaggaaCGGAAGATGCTTGgacgagaaggcaatgacagggataaaaatatccaaaaaaataagtgtgggagagagagacattattttgtccagttttatAAACCTTAacttatttttgtctatttttgtgaagtcaaacatagggtggacagttttataaatgaaaacccaaaagtatcTAATCATGtaaaaaatcacaaaattaAAAGTTCAGAGACTGATTTTGGCCGGATCGAATTGGTATTAGCTGAGATCGATCCAATCGACCtatacttatttataataacccaaTATCCATCTATACGGACAAGGGTAAATggataaacaaaaaattagattgtttttaataaaataggggtaaaattgtcatattTGGTCCGATTTTGGCAATTCTGATCCGATCAACCCGACCCGATCCCGATGCCGAGATTAGGAACTAGGGGTCTTacctccaacttcttcattaATAAAGCTTTTTGAATGATTATAGTGATGTAatgtgtgtgtctctctctctctctctctctctctctctcccctttccccttcccGTTTCCCCTTTCCCCTTCACTTTCAGTCTCACTTCCATGGTTCCATTTGAAGTGACAATAAAAACCTCGGCCAGCAGCTTCTTCCCCTGATTCCCATCTCTTTTAAAACCAACTTAAACCTATTCTGTCTCTATCTCTACCTCGTTTCTCATTCAAAAACTTGCCTTCAACTTATCTCCGCATTCATGGCTTCTTTTATCTCCTTGCTCTTCTTCATCACTGTTTACGTGACATACCTCTCCCGTTCTTCCTCAGAGATTGTTCTACCTCTGAGTCATTCACTCTCAAAAACCCAATTTAAGTTTAACCACACCCACCATCTCCTCAAATCCTCCTCTGTTCGTTCAACCACCAGGTTCCGCAACCACCGTCATCATCATGGACACCTCCACCGCCGccaaatctctctccctctctctcccggTAGCGACTacactctctccttctctcttggCTCCGACCCAGTTCAAACCATCTCCCTTTACATGGACACCGGCAGCGACCTCGTCTGGTTCCCCTGCTCCCCTTTTGAATGCATTCTCTGCGAAGGCAAATACGACACCTCCGTCACCATAACTCCTCCTGACGTCTCTTCCTCTGCTTTCATCCCTTGCAACTCCCCTGTCTGTTCCGTCGTCCACTCATCTCTCCCCTCCTCTGACCTTTGCGCCATCTCTCGCTGCCCTTTGGAAACCATCGAAATCTCTGATTGCTCTTCTTTCGCCTGCCCACCTTTCTACTATGCTTACGCCGATGGCAGCCTCATCGCTCGTCTGTACCACGACAGTATTTCAATACCCATGTCCTCTCCATCCCTTCGTCTGAAAAATTTCACCTTCGGCTGTGCTCACAGAGCCCTCGGAGAACCAATCGGCGTGGCGGGTTTCGGCCGAGGGGCCCTCTCTTTACCAGCTCAACTATCTAACTTATCCCCCCAGCTCGGTAACTCGTTCTCTTACTGTTTGATTTCTCACTCCTTCGATGTCCGGCGCATCCATCGACCAAGCCCTCTAATTCTCGGCCGTTACTCTCTGAATGATAAAAAGAGGAAGCAATCTGTGAATGGGGAAGAAGAGTTTCAGTACACACCCATGCTTAACAATCCTAAATACACATACTTCTACTCTGTCGGACTTGAAGCAATCTCAGTCGGAGGGAGTAGAATTCCGACACCGGAGAGATTGACGAGAGTGAACAGGAATGGCGATGGTGGAATGGTGGTGGATTCGGGTACGACATTTACGATTCTTCCGGCGAGGTTATATGAAGTTGTGGTGGCAGAGTTCGACCGCCGAGTCGGCCGGGTTTACGAGCGGGCGAGAGAGACAGAAGACCAGACGGGGCTCGGTTCGTGCTATTACATTGATGACCCGGTGGATAAGGTGAGATTTGCGAAAGTGCCTAAAGTGGCATTTCACTTCGTGGGTAACGCTAGTGTTGTTCTGCCGACCAGGAATTACTTCTTCGGGTTCAGCAACGGTGGTGATGGAATGGGTAGAAAGAGGAAGGTGGGGTGTTTGATGTTGATGAACGGTGGAGATGAGGAAGAGTCGGGTGGGCCCGTGGCGACGCTGGGGAACTACCAGCAGCAAGGGTTTGAGGTAATCTATGATTTGAAGAAAGGGAGGGTTGGGTTCGCCAGAAAACAGTGTGCCACCCTTTGGGATAGCCTGAACCGGGGACACTAACATCTATGCTGGTTTGGTGGCTGAGGTTggttttacacttttacccccTCTCGTCGAGTTCCTCTGAGTAGACTGGGAAATGTgaattatttggtttttttgtttttagtttttgtttttggggggtggggggaagagAAGGGTTGCGAACAAATGTTGAATCTACAAGTAGGTAGAGAGCTGCACGCCACGTCAATTGGTAATCTGAAACAAATatcatttttgtaattatttggGGTTTATATTTTGAAAGCAAATGagagaaatcaaataaaaaaaagggggtttaTATTTTTGTAATGATACTCTTTGATTTCACTTTCGTGCGTGTGTGTGCATAAGTGTAGTGCAAGAAGTTATCATTTCATCATGGCCATAAGGAATATCATCattgtttgatttcacttcaaaCAATATTGTGCAGGGTGCGGTCATCATCTGATCTCAGAGTGCTTAGTATGATGTGTCTCATCTCCCTGGGAGTAGAGGCACAATAAGGAACATCTTCGTCGTTTGATTTTACTTcgaacatgatgcatgatgtGGTTAGTACAATCATGATACAACAATGAGATTAAccaaacatgttatcatacAAACATGTTATacaaagggaaaatgttcttgcATTAAATGGGAGCATATGATATTGAAAGTTTAGCCTTGTTTGTctccagtggagtcgccactgtaggtACCAGGACCTCGGAGTaggtttttttcccttttggtttCGAGGGTCCACTCGGGTCCCTTTGATAATAGGGGGTTCGAGgcatatataataataataatataaaaaaaaagaaggagtCGCCACCCAGGATGAGGGCCTAGAACTCGTAAAGTGAGCACAGTCCATGATCTAAAGAGAATTGGATTTGGTCAGAGTTTAGGTAAGAGGTCAGTTTACAAAAGTGGGAAAGCCTTAGGCATCCACCTCATCCGATTGAATTGGTCTTTTTGCTACATGCTTTAGTTCGAATAGTCTCCCAAAATGGCATATCATATACCAACATACATGGCTGATTGTATCAAGCATCATACACTAGTTGCATTACATATCATTTGCATACGCACATTCCTATTTACACTAACACATGCTgcttgtttaccaaaaaaaaaaacacatgctGCTTTAATAATTTACATTGTGCCAAATGAAAAAGAAGGTAAAGAAATTATACTTGAGGTTAACTCCGGAGTAGGGTTGAAAGGAGAGACCTCTTATctccaaaagaaaaatgtaaaagACCTCCCAACTCAAGTAGAGGTGGACGAATGATTGGCTTTCACTTTGAAGGGCTTTGGGGTTTTAGGACAGCGAAAGAGGACTAAGATCACTCAAAACTCAGACAGGTGAACTCTGGCACAGATCTTAAAGCAAGAAAAGATCAGGACACCGAGGTGGATCAAAGAGGACTTCAAAAAGGAAGTTCTGGCATGAATCCCAAGGTAAAAATCCCACCCTTGGGAAATGTGAGGgatcctctatttatagggggacCCCCTTGGGAATCCGTGGCTCCGCAGATGTGTACTTTGTCCTCCACAGCACCACGGAAACCTAACATCGCGACATTGTGGGTCTGGCACCGTGTGTAcatggtcaggttacgagagtgggaagatATTAGCACTTTATCTCGCCCGATTAAATCGATCTTTCAATTCGATGCTTTAGTTCGAACAGTCTCCcataataatatatattatatcaacatGCAAGGTTAACATACAAATTGATTATCATGCATCAAATACATGAAAAGAAACTATACAAACTATTTTCAAAAGCATGCAATACTATTTACAGTAAAAACAATCTACTTTAATGGTTTAGATTTTGCCACAATGAAAAGATGatgagaaaaaatatatatctgaAATCAAGCCCAACAAGgcaaaaatgagagaaaaacgTTCCCAATGCGAATGCAATGTGTAGAGTTTCTCCCGGCTTAGGTGGAGACGGATAAATGgtttgtctct is drawn from Telopea speciosissima isolate NSW1024214 ecotype Mountain lineage chromosome 1, Tspe_v1, whole genome shotgun sequence and contains these coding sequences:
- the LOC122658999 gene encoding probable aspartyl protease At4g16563; the encoded protein is MASFISLLFFITVYVTYLSRSSSEIVLPLSHSLSKTQFKFNHTHHLLKSSSVRSTTRFRNHRHHHGHLHRRQISLPLSPGSDYTLSFSLGSDPVQTISLYMDTGSDLVWFPCSPFECILCEGKYDTSVTITPPDVSSSAFIPCNSPVCSVVHSSLPSSDLCAISRCPLETIEISDCSSFACPPFYYAYADGSLIARLYHDSISIPMSSPSLRLKNFTFGCAHRALGEPIGVAGFGRGALSLPAQLSNLSPQLGNSFSYCLISHSFDVRRIHRPSPLILGRYSLNDKKRKQSVNGEEEFQYTPMLNNPKYTYFYSVGLEAISVGGSRIPTPERLTRVNRNGDGGMVVDSGTTFTILPARLYEVVVAEFDRRVGRVYERARETEDQTGLGSCYYIDDPVDKVRFAKVPKVAFHFVGNASVVLPTRNYFFGFSNGGDGMGRKRKVGCLMLMNGGDEEESGGPVATLGNYQQQGFEVIYDLKKGRVGFARKQCATLWDSLNRGH